In bacterium, a single genomic region encodes these proteins:
- a CDS encoding SDR family oxidoreductase, giving the protein MIRSRSALVAGGAGFIGSHLCDRLLSDGWSVTCLDSLVTGSAANVDHLIRNPHFFFRAGDARHPVDWEGDLILNLASPASPPAYQRDRVLTLTTNAEGTRNLLELARRTGARFVQASTSEVYGDPEENPQRETYPGRVNPIGPRSCYDEGKRYAEALIVAVVAEWGVDARIARIFNTYGPRMDSADGRVVVTFIGCLIAGRPLPVFGDGSQTRSLCYVEDLVEGLLRLAAAPGLAGEVFNLGNPDERTILELAEAVQRVAGRRAEIEFLELPQDDPTRRCPDITKARETLGWSPRVPLEEGLKRTWDWYLDQHGRQ; this is encoded by the coding sequence TTGATCCGGTCACGTAGCGCCCTGGTGGCCGGCGGCGCCGGCTTCATTGGCTCCCACCTGTGCGACCGCCTGCTGAGCGACGGTTGGTCGGTCACCTGCCTGGATTCGCTTGTGACGGGCAGTGCTGCCAACGTGGACCACCTCATCCGCAACCCGCACTTCTTCTTTCGCGCCGGCGACGCCCGCCATCCGGTGGACTGGGAAGGGGATCTGATCCTGAACCTGGCAAGCCCGGCCAGCCCGCCTGCCTACCAGCGCGATAGGGTGCTGACGCTGACGACCAACGCCGAAGGCACCAGAAACCTGCTGGAGCTGGCGCGCCGCACAGGCGCCAGGTTCGTGCAGGCCTCAACGTCCGAGGTCTACGGCGATCCCGAGGAAAACCCGCAGCGCGAGACCTACCCCGGGCGCGTGAACCCGATCGGGCCGCGCTCGTGCTACGACGAGGGCAAGCGCTATGCCGAGGCCCTGATTGTGGCCGTGGTGGCCGAGTGGGGGGTAGATGCCCGGATAGCCCGCATCTTCAACACGTACGGTCCCCGAATGGATTCCGCGGACGGCCGCGTTGTCGTGACGTTTATTGGTTGTCTCATTGCGGGCAGGCCCCTTCCGGTCTTCGGCGACGGCTCGCAGACGCGCAGCCTGTGCTACGTCGAGGACTTGGTGGAGGGGCTCCTACGGCTGGCGGCGGCGCCTGGGTTGGCAGGAGAGGTCTTCAATCTCGGGAATCCCGACGAACGAACCATCCTGGAGCTGGCCGAAGCAGTGCAGCGCGTGGCGGGAAGGCGGGCGGAGATAGAGTTCCTGGAGCTGCCGCAGGACGATCCGACAAGACGATGCCCGGACATCACCAAGGCCAGAGAGACGCTAGGGTGGTCGCCTCGGGTTCCCCTTGAAGAAGGACTCAAGCGCACCTGGGACTGGTACCTCGATCAACACGGCCGGCAATGA
- a CDS encoding glycosyltransferase yields the protein MTWLERAVAWLLFSLGLLGVFYFLTWWAAPGTVASPALFALFSFVAWFSVFRMISNWYALVNVVRPQPRPPAQGMAVDVLTTAAPGEPLEMFRTTLTALLGMRYRHKTYLLDDSHSDDLRDLCGELGVHYIRRDRPGEGGKAGNVNAALRATNGEFVAIFDPDHVPEPEFLERVLGHFDDPRVGFVQAAQAYHNQHESFVARGAAEQSYELYGPTMMGLHGIGSPLLFGCHTTFRRTALESVGGYAVHNAEDLRTTMRLYANGWKGVYVPEILARGLVPADLPTYFRQQYRWAHSVFDLLFRDYWQLCRRWTLMQCWAFLATCTFYFVGVAILISLFLPVIFLLSGWTPVAVDASSFLIHMAPLLLANFIIRRYGQRFLLDRRERGWHIAGMTMLFASCFAHTAGLVAALRNVRVPYLVTAKGGRAQTGATHTRPHALVAAASCGAVLYSVWMGQPAETWLIRACAAWNAAVMGAVVWIASRDERGGPGG from the coding sequence ATGACCTGGCTGGAACGCGCGGTTGCGTGGCTTCTGTTCTCGCTGGGGCTCCTGGGGGTCTTCTACTTCCTGACCTGGTGGGCTGCTCCAGGAACGGTGGCGAGCCCGGCCCTCTTTGCCCTCTTCTCGTTTGTCGCGTGGTTTTCGGTGTTCCGGATGATATCCAACTGGTACGCGCTGGTCAACGTGGTGCGTCCGCAACCGCGCCCTCCTGCCCAGGGCATGGCCGTGGATGTGCTTACGACGGCTGCGCCGGGTGAGCCCCTGGAGATGTTCCGCACCACGCTCACTGCTTTGCTAGGCATGAGGTATCGGCACAAGACCTACCTGCTGGACGACAGCCATAGCGACGACCTGCGTGACCTGTGTGGCGAACTGGGGGTTCACTACATCAGGAGGGATCGACCGGGCGAGGGAGGCAAAGCAGGGAACGTGAACGCCGCCCTCCGCGCGACCAACGGCGAGTTCGTGGCCATCTTCGATCCGGACCACGTTCCCGAGCCGGAGTTCCTGGAGCGCGTGCTGGGCCACTTCGACGATCCCCGGGTTGGTTTTGTCCAGGCGGCCCAGGCATACCACAACCAACACGAGAGCTTCGTTGCGCGCGGGGCGGCGGAGCAGAGCTACGAGCTGTACGGCCCGACGATGATGGGGCTGCACGGGATCGGGTCACCGCTGCTCTTCGGGTGCCACACCACCTTTCGCAGAACGGCGCTGGAGTCGGTCGGCGGATACGCCGTACACAACGCCGAGGACCTGCGGACGACGATGCGGCTCTACGCCAACGGATGGAAGGGGGTCTACGTCCCCGAGATCCTGGCCCGAGGCCTGGTGCCGGCCGACCTGCCCACCTACTTCCGGCAGCAGTACCGGTGGGCGCACAGCGTCTTCGATCTGTTGTTTCGCGACTACTGGCAGCTGTGCCGGCGCTGGACCCTGATGCAGTGCTGGGCCTTTCTGGCGACGTGCACCTTCTACTTCGTCGGGGTGGCGATCCTGATAAGCTTGTTCCTTCCGGTTATCTTCCTGCTGTCCGGCTGGACTCCGGTTGCGGTCGATGCAAGCTCGTTCCTGATCCACATGGCGCCGCTGCTGCTGGCCAACTTCATCATTCGGAGGTACGGGCAGCGCTTTCTTCTCGACCGGAGGGAAAGAGGATGGCACATCGCCGGCATGACGATGCTGTTTGCGAGCTGCTTCGCTCACACCGCGGGGCTCGTGGCGGCGCTCCGCAACGTCCGCGTGCCTTACCTGGTAACGGCCAAGGGAGGCAGGGCACAGACGGGCGCGACCCACACTCGGCCCCACGCCCTGGTCGCCGCGGCCTCGTGCGGCGCGGTTCTCTACAGCGTCTGGATGGGACAGCCCGCGGAGACCTGGCTGATTCGGGCGTGCGCGGCATGGAATGCGGCCGTGATGGGCGCCGTAGTGTGGATCGCTAGTAGGGACGAAAGAGGAGGTCCGGGAGGGTGA
- a CDS encoding glycosyl hydrolase, with translation MKLAWRAARVLLFAAWLLVLWWGIRQGALAVRQILANLPAGVTPVLALDELRKPGAGAVLGVFVPGVPEDMRLLDSLEETVRRRFMMVSFYQSWGSRPDQQFDPRALNRILAHGAIPVLTWEPWVTDFTRPGLPPMPDRQFRNLRAISSGQYDFYIERWARAARDWGHPLMVRLGHEMNASWYPWGERAFGNTAEDYIAMWRHVVGVFRRAGARNVLWVWSAALVPLGETYPGGDYVDWVGITVLNFGTVPPGWKWRSFQDLFSSHYDELKKTGKPIMVAEVASAEEGGDKADWIRDSMASLLESFPQVKAFMWFNSAQDRYWPINWSLTSSREAASAFRRAAADPYFKAPPR, from the coding sequence GTGAAGCTCGCGTGGCGAGCGGCTCGGGTGCTGCTGTTCGCGGCGTGGCTTTTGGTGCTGTGGTGGGGGATTCGCCAGGGGGCCCTGGCGGTAAGGCAGATCTTGGCCAACCTGCCGGCCGGCGTCACCCCTGTTCTCGCATTGGACGAGCTCCGCAAACCCGGCGCAGGGGCCGTGCTGGGCGTCTTCGTTCCAGGGGTGCCGGAGGACATGCGCCTGCTTGACTCCCTCGAGGAGACCGTGCGCAGGCGGTTCATGATGGTGAGCTTCTACCAGTCGTGGGGGAGCCGGCCCGACCAGCAGTTCGATCCACGCGCCCTAAACCGGATACTGGCTCACGGCGCGATTCCCGTGCTCACCTGGGAGCCGTGGGTCACCGATTTCACCCGCCCCGGGCTGCCTCCCATGCCGGACCGCCAGTTCCGGAACCTGCGTGCGATCTCCAGTGGTCAGTACGACTTCTACATCGAGCGATGGGCGCGGGCTGCCAGGGACTGGGGGCATCCCTTGATGGTAAGGCTGGGGCACGAGATGAACGCTAGCTGGTATCCCTGGGGAGAGCGCGCCTTCGGCAACACGGCGGAGGACTACATCGCCATGTGGCGCCACGTCGTTGGAGTCTTCCGGCGAGCCGGCGCCCGCAATGTGCTGTGGGTCTGGTCCGCGGCGCTGGTACCGCTGGGTGAGACCTACCCAGGCGGCGACTACGTGGATTGGGTGGGTATTACCGTACTGAACTTCGGCACGGTGCCTCCGGGATGGAAGTGGCGCTCATTTCAAGATCTCTTCTCGTCCCACTATGACGAGCTGAAGAAGACGGGCAAGCCCATCATGGTTGCCGAGGTTGCTTCTGCAGAAGAGGGCGGCGATAAGGCCGACTGGATCCGGGATTCCATGGCCTCGCTCCTGGAGAGCTTTCCCCAGGTCAAGGCCTTCATGTGGTTCAACAGCGCGCAGGATCGGTACTGGCCGATCAACTGGTCCCTGACCTCTTCTCGGGAGGCCGCCAGCGCGTTTCGTCGCGCAGCCGCGGATCCCTACTTCAAGGCGCCCCCCCGCTAG
- a CDS encoding beta-galactosidase codes for MYRTGQRGPGSLIARTLLIAALLATAIPPVISGATEPVTLITILPEDGEPDPQEQDPGAVVIQPADTGDDDVGPPHSREPANQRLTPAARSLLIGVQSDIQPDTESAIRRREIALMQNAGIAWVRIVLNWYAAEPRKGEYNEDYLRVLESLVDEIRGAGMRVMLLVLATPPWANPRGWDAPPLRMRDLGDFVGYTVRRFSSRVRHWEIWNEPDWHEFWKPAPDVRGFVEMLREAYTKGKAADPQATFISGGLAGNNTDYLRQMYALGARPFFDVLGVHPYVFQRSPDEVHPHVRNSFHGLAELRKIMVANGDAAKPIWITEMSWPTNRRAPGATGDWAEGVSHATQAAYLSRAYEKIAAEYPFVQVAMWYNLRDKGTNPTLAYHNYGLVHHNFDPKPAYFAYRALGRSPAPPP; via the coding sequence ATGTACCGAACCGGACAGCGCGGCCCCGGCTCACTGATCGCGCGCACGCTGTTGATAGCCGCCCTGCTAGCCACCGCAATCCCACCAGTGATCTCCGGAGCGACCGAGCCAGTCACGCTGATCACCATACTCCCGGAAGATGGCGAACCTGATCCCCAGGAGCAGGACCCAGGAGCCGTCGTGATCCAGCCTGCGGACACCGGTGATGACGACGTTGGGCCTCCTCACAGCCGTGAGCCCGCAAACCAGCGACTCACCCCTGCAGCCCGCTCCCTCCTGATCGGCGTCCAGAGCGACATCCAGCCGGACACGGAGTCTGCGATCCGGCGGCGCGAAATCGCGCTGATGCAGAATGCCGGGATCGCGTGGGTCCGCATCGTACTCAACTGGTACGCGGCCGAACCCCGCAAGGGCGAATACAACGAGGACTATCTGAGGGTTCTGGAGTCGCTGGTTGACGAGATCCGCGGCGCCGGGATGCGCGTGATGCTTCTCGTCCTTGCCACACCTCCCTGGGCCAACCCCCGTGGATGGGACGCCCCGCCGCTGCGCATGCGCGACCTGGGCGACTTCGTCGGCTACACCGTCCGCCGCTTCTCTTCGCGCGTCAGGCACTGGGAGATCTGGAACGAGCCCGACTGGCACGAGTTCTGGAAGCCTGCTCCCGATGTCCGCGGCTTCGTCGAGATGCTCCGGGAGGCCTACACCAAGGGCAAGGCCGCCGACCCCCAGGCCACCTTCATCTCGGGCGGCCTCGCCGGCAACAACACCGACTACCTACGCCAGATGTACGCGCTCGGCGCCCGCCCGTTCTTCGATGTCCTCGGCGTCCACCCGTACGTCTTCCAGCGCAGCCCCGACGAGGTCCACCCCCACGTCCGCAACTCCTTCCACGGCCTCGCCGAGCTGCGCAAGATCATGGTCGCCAACGGAGACGCCGCCAAGCCCATCTGGATCACCGAGATGTCCTGGCCCACCAACCGCCGCGCCCCAGGCGCCACCGGCGATTGGGCAGAGGGCGTCAGCCACGCCACCCAGGCCGCCTACCTGTCGCGCGCATACGAGAAGATCGCAGCGGAGTATCCCTTCGTCCAGGTCGCCATGTGGTACAACCTCCGCGACAAGGGCACCAACCCCACCCTCGCCTACCACAACTACGGCCTCGTCCACCACAACTTCGATCCCAAACCCGCCTACTTCGCGTACCGGGCGTTGGGCAGATCCCCAGCACCGCCGCCCTAG
- a CDS encoding HU family DNA-binding protein translates to MNKEQLIEKVADKTGATKKSALEVVNMALDLIAAALRKGDKVTLVGFGTFLVRRRKAREGRNPQTGAKLKIPAKKVPAFTAGKDLKAAVK, encoded by the coding sequence ATGAACAAGGAACAGCTCATCGAGAAGGTCGCCGACAAGACGGGCGCCACCAAGAAGAGCGCGCTCGAGGTGGTCAACATGGCTCTGGATCTGATCGCTGCTGCCCTGCGCAAGGGCGACAAGGTCACCTTGGTTGGCTTTGGCACCTTCCTGGTGCGCAGGCGCAAGGCGCGCGAGGGTCGCAACCCTCAGACCGGCGCCAAGCTCAAGATCCCGGCCAAGAAGGTACCTGCTTTCACGGCGGGGAAGGATCTCAAGGCCGCGGTCAAGTAG
- the lysS gene encoding lysine--tRNA ligase, with amino-acid sequence MWVDLLAEEILTARAEPRHVVNDAKSPSGRVHVGSLRGVILHDCVTRALRDRGAPVEFLYGYDDFDPMDGLPAGHGDLASYLGVPLCHVPSPDPDAASSFARYYADEFTRVFTRLGAAPRIYWTSELYGTGAFDATIRIALDRAAEIIEIDRAISGSRKAERHPFQVICESCGKIGTTVVTGWDGDQVSYACRPDKVVWAQGCGHEGRRSPFGGGGKLQYVTEWAAKWHAFGVTVEGAGKDHMTRGGSFDRAGAIVEAVYGSPRPFSIPYEWFLVGGRKMASSKGVGMPAVEFAEVLRPELARFTMVRPHYRQHVDFDPSGETIPLLYDEFDRAARAHAGWEDDPDLARTFYYAHASEPRAGIFRLRFTRVAHLSQIPSANLEEEAERGKGASLTDEDRRELEARLADARRWLKTYAPEAYRFEVQTALPPAASGLSPQQRAFLAALVPLVEEAVDGDSLHGAIHDLKVELGLAPKAAFGAIYLAFLGKESGPQAGWFLAALDRRFVIGRLLEAAAPAGEAPVA; translated from the coding sequence GTGTGGGTTGATCTTCTGGCCGAGGAGATACTGACGGCTCGCGCTGAGCCGCGCCACGTTGTCAACGACGCCAAGAGCCCGTCGGGCCGCGTCCACGTGGGCTCCCTGCGCGGCGTGATCCTGCACGACTGCGTGACCCGCGCACTGCGGGACCGCGGCGCACCCGTTGAGTTCCTGTACGGTTACGACGACTTCGATCCCATGGACGGCCTGCCTGCCGGCCACGGGGACCTTGCGTCCTACCTGGGCGTGCCGCTGTGTCACGTGCCTTCTCCGGATCCAGATGCGGCGTCCAGCTTCGCGCGATACTACGCGGACGAGTTCACGCGCGTCTTCACCCGGCTCGGCGCTGCCCCCCGGATCTACTGGACGAGCGAGCTGTACGGCACTGGGGCATTTGACGCGACGATCCGGATCGCGCTGGACCGGGCGGCGGAGATCATCGAGATTGACCGCGCGATCAGCGGGAGCCGGAAGGCCGAGCGCCATCCGTTCCAGGTGATCTGCGAATCTTGCGGCAAGATCGGTACCACTGTGGTTACCGGCTGGGACGGCGACCAGGTTTCCTACGCGTGCCGTCCGGACAAGGTGGTCTGGGCGCAGGGGTGCGGGCACGAGGGCCGCCGCTCGCCTTTCGGCGGGGGCGGCAAGCTCCAGTACGTCACCGAGTGGGCGGCCAAGTGGCACGCCTTTGGAGTGACCGTGGAGGGTGCCGGCAAAGACCACATGACCCGGGGAGGCAGCTTCGACCGAGCGGGGGCCATAGTTGAGGCCGTCTACGGCTCCCCGCGCCCGTTCTCGATACCCTACGAGTGGTTTCTGGTTGGTGGCCGGAAGATGGCCTCCAGCAAGGGGGTGGGAATGCCCGCGGTAGAGTTTGCGGAGGTCCTGCGGCCCGAGCTGGCCCGGTTCACTATGGTCCGGCCCCACTACCGGCAGCACGTGGACTTTGACCCGTCAGGAGAGACGATCCCCCTGCTGTACGATGAGTTCGATCGGGCGGCGCGTGCGCACGCGGGATGGGAAGATGACCCCGACCTCGCTCGTACCTTCTACTACGCGCACGCCTCCGAGCCGCGGGCAGGCATCTTCCGCCTCCGCTTCACCCGGGTGGCCCACCTGAGCCAGATCCCCAGCGCAAACCTGGAAGAGGAAGCCGAGCGCGGGAAAGGCGCCTCCCTCACCGACGAGGACCGGCGGGAGTTGGAGGCACGCCTCGCCGATGCACGCCGGTGGCTGAAGACCTACGCTCCCGAGGCCTACAGGTTCGAGGTCCAGACAGCCTTGCCGCCGGCCGCTTCTGGGCTTTCACCCCAGCAGCGCGCGTTCCTGGCCGCCCTGGTTCCTCTGGTTGAGGAGGCGGTGGACGGTGACTCGCTGCACGGGGCCATCCACGATCTGAAGGTAGAGCTCGGGCTCGCGCCGAAGGCGGCGTTTGGAGCGATCTATCTGGCGTTCCTGGGCAAGGAGTCGGGTCCCCAGGCCGGATGGTTCCTGGCGGCGCTCGACCGGCGGTTCGTGATCGGCCGACTGCTGGAGGCTGCCGCCCCCGCAGGCGAGGCCCCGGTTGCATGA
- a CDS encoding D-2-hydroxyacid dehydrogenase has translation MSTDALTVLVLSRVEEHHLDAIRAVDPRVRVLAATDPEHAQALAAEADVIVAWQIPQPLLDRAERLRWIHATAAGVDGLLVPAVVEGRVTLTSSVGIHSTVLPEHVMALVLAFSRRLHVAVRLQSVRRWDRAACVGGEVEGKVLGVLGLGAIGRALSRRASAFGMRVIGTKRTPEAMPCVERVLPPEGTDQILRDADYVVVLLPLTRQTRGLIDGRALSLMKRSAVLINVARGPVVVEEALVAALRGGLIAGAGLDVFDREPLSPDSPLYDMENVIITPHVSGASPTYFDRAIPLFCENLRRYLVGAPMLNVVDAERGY, from the coding sequence GTGAGCACCGACGCGCTGACGGTGCTGGTGCTGTCCAGGGTGGAGGAGCACCACCTCGACGCGATCCGGGCCGTGGATCCGCGCGTCCGCGTGCTGGCCGCGACCGACCCCGAGCACGCCCAGGCCCTGGCCGCGGAGGCCGATGTCATCGTTGCCTGGCAGATCCCGCAGCCGTTGCTGGACCGTGCCGAGCGGCTGCGCTGGATCCACGCCACCGCCGCCGGCGTGGACGGGCTGCTGGTGCCCGCCGTGGTCGAGGGACGCGTTACGCTGACGAGCAGCGTGGGGATTCACTCCACGGTGCTGCCCGAGCACGTGATGGCCTTGGTGCTGGCGTTCTCCAGGCGCCTGCACGTGGCCGTTCGACTCCAGTCGGTCCGCCGGTGGGATCGGGCGGCGTGCGTTGGAGGCGAGGTCGAGGGCAAGGTTCTGGGCGTGCTGGGGCTGGGTGCCATAGGGCGCGCCCTGTCGCGCCGGGCCTCGGCGTTCGGCATGCGGGTGATCGGAACCAAGCGGACGCCGGAGGCGATGCCCTGCGTGGAGCGCGTCCTGCCGCCGGAGGGTACCGACCAGATTCTAAGAGACGCGGACTACGTGGTGGTGCTACTTCCGCTCACGCGGCAGACCCGCGGCCTGATTGACGGGCGGGCCCTATCGCTGATGAAGCGGTCGGCCGTGCTCATCAACGTGGCACGCGGTCCCGTGGTGGTGGAGGAGGCGCTCGTCGCGGCCCTGAGGGGCGGCCTGATCGCAGGCGCCGGCCTGGACGTCTTCGATCGCGAGCCGCTGTCCCCCGACAGCCCGCTGTACGACATGGAGAACGTTATCATAACGCCGCACGTCTCAGGCGCCTCACCGACCTACTTCGACCGGGCGATTCCCCTGTTCTGCGAGAATCTGCGCAGGTACCTGGTCGGGGCGCCGATGCTCAACGTCGTGGATGCCGAGCGGGGTTACTAG
- the fusA gene encoding elongation factor G — MTLKRYSADQIRNIAVIGHGGTGKTTLVEAMLFRTGTIDRQGRVDDGTTTTDFDPEEIRRKHTINASLAPLEWEGAKVNLIDTPGYPDFVGEMVGALRVCEGALVVVDARSGVEVQTEQAWARADERGLARLVIVNRLDREHASFSQTMEGLNARFGKQIVPLHLPIGAEAGLSGVVDVLSMKAHTVRDGQESVQELPVELSEEAAAARERLIELAAESDDALLEKYLEAGTLSDEEIRRGLVAGVRAGKIVPAVPASATRRIGVGQVLTAIVDLLPSPADRGPTTGTHPRNGSELLVEPSEAGPFAALVFKTMADPYVGRLSYFRVYGGTFASDSHVFNASRDKTERVGQLYRLRGKQQEATPQVGPGDIGAVAKLAETATGDTLCSKEAPVRLAPVVFPQSAISMAIEPKSKADEDKMGNALHRLAEEDPTFSVRRDPELKQTVISGMGESHLEIMADRLRRKFGVDVVLSPPRVPYRETIRGRGKAQGRHVKQSGGRGQYGVCSVEVEPLPRGSGFEFVDKIFGGAIPNQYIPSVEKGARKALEEGILAGNKVVDVRVTLVDGKYHDVDSSDIAFQLAGALAVKEAATQAGLTLLEPILDLAVRVPETLMGDIIGDLNSKRARISGMESQGDGTTIVRAQVPQGEVLRYASDLRSITGGRGSFTASFSHYDPVPGHVADRLVAEARRQKEEVEGPRA, encoded by the coding sequence ATGACCTTGAAGCGCTACAGTGCAGACCAGATAAGGAACATCGCCGTCATAGGGCACGGGGGAACGGGCAAGACCACCCTGGTGGAGGCGATGCTCTTTCGCACGGGGACCATCGACCGCCAGGGCCGGGTGGACGACGGTACGACCACCACGGACTTCGACCCGGAGGAGATCAGGCGCAAGCACACGATCAACGCGTCGCTGGCCCCACTGGAGTGGGAGGGCGCCAAGGTTAACCTGATCGACACGCCTGGATACCCGGACTTCGTGGGCGAGATGGTCGGCGCGCTACGCGTCTGCGAGGGCGCGCTGGTGGTCGTGGACGCCCGCTCCGGCGTGGAGGTGCAGACCGAGCAGGCATGGGCGCGGGCGGATGAGCGGGGTCTGGCCCGGTTGGTGATCGTGAACCGTCTGGACCGCGAGCACGCCAGCTTCTCCCAGACCATGGAAGGGTTGAATGCCAGGTTCGGGAAGCAAATCGTCCCGCTGCACCTGCCGATCGGTGCGGAGGCAGGGCTCTCCGGGGTCGTAGACGTGCTTTCCATGAAGGCGCACACCGTGCGCGACGGGCAGGAATCGGTGCAGGAGCTGCCCGTCGAACTGAGTGAGGAGGCAGCGGCCGCGCGTGAGCGGCTGATAGAGTTGGCCGCCGAGAGCGACGACGCGCTGCTGGAGAAGTACCTGGAAGCCGGCACGCTGAGCGACGAGGAGATCCGCCGAGGCCTGGTCGCCGGGGTCCGTGCCGGCAAGATCGTGCCGGCCGTGCCCGCGTCCGCGACCAGGCGGATTGGGGTGGGCCAGGTGCTTACGGCGATCGTTGACCTCCTGCCCTCCCCGGCCGACCGCGGCCCGACCACCGGCACGCACCCGCGGAACGGATCAGAGCTTCTGGTTGAGCCGTCCGAGGCCGGTCCGTTTGCGGCCCTGGTCTTCAAGACCATGGCCGATCCCTACGTAGGCAGGCTGTCGTACTTCCGCGTCTACGGTGGGACTTTCGCTTCGGACTCCCATGTGTTCAACGCGTCCCGCGACAAGACGGAACGGGTGGGCCAGCTCTATCGCCTGCGCGGCAAGCAACAAGAGGCCACCCCGCAGGTTGGCCCGGGCGACATCGGGGCCGTGGCCAAGCTCGCCGAGACCGCCACCGGGGACACGCTGTGCTCCAAGGAAGCGCCGGTCCGCCTCGCTCCGGTGGTGTTTCCCCAGTCCGCGATCTCGATGGCGATCGAGCCCAAGAGCAAGGCCGACGAAGACAAGATGGGCAATGCCCTGCACCGCCTGGCGGAAGAGGACCCAACGTTCAGCGTTCGCCGCGATCCTGAACTCAAGCAGACCGTGATCTCGGGCATGGGCGAGTCCCACCTGGAGATCATGGCCGATCGGCTGCGGCGCAAGTTTGGCGTGGACGTTGTGCTCTCGCCCCCGCGCGTGCCCTACCGAGAGACCATACGGGGCCGCGGCAAGGCGCAGGGCCGGCACGTCAAGCAGAGCGGAGGGCGCGGGCAGTACGGGGTTTGCTCTGTGGAGGTGGAGCCGCTCCCGCGCGGCAGCGGGTTCGAGTTCGTGGACAAGATCTTCGGTGGAGCGATACCCAACCAGTACATTCCCTCGGTCGAGAAGGGCGCCCGCAAGGCGCTTGAGGAAGGCATTCTGGCAGGGAACAAGGTGGTGGATGTCAGGGTCACGCTCGTGGATGGGAAGTACCACGACGTGGACTCCTCGGATATCGCGTTCCAGCTCGCCGGTGCGTTGGCGGTCAAAGAGGCGGCGACACAGGCCGGGTTAACGCTGCTGGAGCCGATCCTGGATCTGGCCGTCCGCGTCCCTGAAACCCTCATGGGCGACATCATCGGTGACCTGAACTCCAAGCGCGCCCGCATAAGCGGCATGGAATCACAGGGAGACGGCACGACGATCGTGAGGGCCCAGGTTCCCCAGGGAGAGGTCCTGCGGTATGCTTCGGACCTGCGGTCCATTACCGGAGGGCGCGGATCGTTTACCGCTTCCTTCTCCCACTACGATCCAGTTCCCGGGCACGTGGCCGACCGGTTGGTGGCCGAGGCCCGCCGCCAGAAGGAGGAGGTGGAGGGGCCCCGGGCATAA